The stretch of DNA ATCGGCCTTCGGGAAATAGGCGCGGTTACCCCAGTTCTGGCCGGTGCGGAAGAAGAACACCTGGATGCAGGAGATGCCGCCCTCATGATGGATGGCGAAAACGTCAGCCTCCTCGACGCCGGCCGGATTGATGCCCTGATGGCTCTGCACATGCGACAGTGCGGCGAGGCGATCGCGATAGATCGCCGCCCGCTCGAAGTCGAGGTCTTCGGCCGCCTGGTTCATCGCCTCGGCCATATGCGACTTCACCTTCTGGCTCTTGCCGGACAGGAAGTCCTTCGCCTCCTGCACCAGTTCGCCGTACCCCCCATCGCTGACCTCGTGGGTACACGGCCCGGAACAGCGCTTGATCTGGTAGAGCAGGCAGGGGCGTGTGCGCGTTTCGAAGACGCTGTCGGTGCAGGTGCGGATCAGAAAGGCGCGCTGCAGCGAGTTGATCGTCCGCCCGACCGCGCCGGCCGAAGCGAAGGGCCCGAAATAGTCGCCCTTTCGCGCTCTCGCACCGCGATGCTTGAAGATCGCCGGCGCCCGGTGGTCGCCGGTGATGAGGATATAGGGAAAGGACTTGTCGTCGCGCAAAAGCACATTAAAGCGCGGCCGCAAGCGCTTGATCAGATTCGCTTCCAAGAGCAGCGCTTCGGTTTCCGTGCGCGTCGTCACGAATTCCATGTTCGCCGTTTGGCGCACCATCTGGGCGATGCGGTTGGAATGCACGCGGCCGACGGCGTAATTGTTGACGCGCTTCTTCAGGCTGCGTGCCTTGCCGACATAGAGCACGTCGCCCTCGGCATTGAACATCCGGTAGACGCCGGGGCTGTTCGGCAGCCGCTTGACGAATTCGCCGATCAGTTCCGCGCCGAGAAGCCCGGTTTCATTGAGGCTGCCCGCATTCCAGTCGACAGCAGCCGCAAGCGGCACGGCGACGGAAGCGTCGCCTTCCACTTCGATATCGTCTTCGCTCTCATCCGTCTCGTCGTAGAGAACGCCGCCATCCGGCAGCTTTCGTCCGTTCATTCCGTAATCTCCGCCACATCGGGCGTCTGCCAGGCAAGGTGCTGGCCGCCGTCTAGGGCAATCATCTGGCCGGTGACCGAGGGCGTGTCGTAAAGGAAGCGAATCGTTTGTCCGAATTCCTCCAGCGCCGGCCCTCGCTGCAAGATAAGGGCTGAGACCTGCGCTTGGAAGTCCTCCATCGCCTGCCGCTCGCTCGGCATCGACGGGCCGGGGCCGATGGCATTGACGCGGATGCGTGGCGCCAATGCCTGTGCAAGTGTCTGCGTCGCCGTCCACAGCGCGGATTTGGAGAGGGTATAGGAATAGAAGCTGGGCCTCAGCGCCCAGACCCGCTGGTCGATGATATTGACGATCAGCCCCGCTGCCTCAGCCGGCATCTGCTGCGCGAAGGCCGCAGCAAGGATAGAGGGCGCACGAACATGCAGGTCGAAGTGCAATGCCCATGTGGCGGCATTGAAACTACGCGCGGAATCATGCTGAAAAACCGACGCATTATTGATGAGCAGATCGACCGGCCCGAGCGCTTCCGACGCCTTCGCGACCAACGCGCCCGTTTCGCCGATATCGGTGAGATCGGCTTGCAGCGCGATCGCTCGATATCCCTTCCGCCGCAATTCCGCCACCAGCTCTTCTGCCTCACCGATCGAGCCGTTCGCGTGGATGGCAACGGAAAAGCCATTTGCAGCAAGGTCTTCGGCGATTGCTCGGCCTATTCTCTTAGCAGCCCCTGTTATAAGGGCCGAGCGAAGTCTTTTGTGGTTCAAAATCGTGCCTTCTGATCCCGCGAGTCTGTCTGCAGACTATATAGGCGCCGACGGTGATTATATAAATAGGCCGTTGCGGTTGCCTCGGGGAGGGGGATATTCTATGTATTATTTAAGAATGCGATTTCTTAAAATAAGTATTTTCAGTTTAACACTTCAGTATGGTTAATGAAGTGTATGTTGCGCCAAAGCAACATCGAATTTCAGCCATGCGGAAGCCACAATGATATCACAATTTGGCTCTTTCAAATCCGCATTTGAGTTCCAATTTCAGCCTCGATCCGGAAGGGACATCTGGCAATATCCCGCCAATGCTTCACTGATAGACAGATGACAAGCGGCGCGGGACTGAAAGGAGACTAAGTATGCGTGTACTCATTGCTGGCCTCATGGCCTCCGTTTTTGCGATTGCCGGCCTCTCGGCAGCTCAGGCGGCCGATGCCGTCGACCAGATTCCGGAAGCACCGGTCGCCCAGGACGCTCCAGTCAAGCCGGCAGGCAACTGGGAAGGCTTTTACCTCGGCGGCGCCGGCACCTACAACATGGGTGACTTCGGTTCCGACCGCCACACCTACGGTTTCGGCGGCCAGGTCTTCACCGGTTACAACTGGCAGCAGGGCCAGATCGTTTACGGTGTTGAATCCGATCTCGGCTACAGCGGCGACGACGTCTCCTCGGGCGGCGTCAAGAACAAGTATGGTTGGAACGGCTCCGTCCGTGGCCGCGTCGGCTACGACATGAACCCCTTCCTGCTCTACGGCACGGCCGGTCTTGCCATCGGCGACGTCAAGGTTTCCGACGACACCTCGGACGAAAGCAAGACGAACTTCGGCTACACGGTCGGCGCCGGCGTCGAAGCCTTCGTGACCAACAACATCACGACGCGCCTCGAATATCGCTACACCGACTACCAGAGCAAGGATTACGACCTCGACTCCGGCAGCTTCTCGCGCGGTTACGACGAGAACAGCGTCAAGCTCGGTATCGGCGTCAAGTTCTAAGCTCGTCGAATATCCGAACATCGAAAAGCCGGGCACGTCGCCCGGCTTTTTGATGTCTGCTCGTTGCTCCAGACGCTGAGCCCGCTCAGCCCTCGGACTTGAGCTCGCTGTGGGCCGGGAATTTCTTGTCGAACTGCAGCTGCCAGTCGATCAGCGGCGCATGATCGGCTTCCCACTGGTCCTTGAAGCGCAGTTCGAGATAATCGAGCGTCGCCGCCAGCGCGAAATGTCCGCCATGGAGCTTCTTGCCTGTTTTCGGCGGATTGGCGCTGAGATGAGCGAGCCCGCTCGTCGCCTTCTTCCACTGCCGGTCTATCCACGGCTGATGGACCTTTTCCTCGTCGCGGAAGCGCCGCTCGTAGACGATCGCCAGCAGGCAATCGCAGATGCCGTCGCAGAGCGCCTCGAGGTTTCCACATCCGTGCGCTTGCCCTTCTTGGAAGGGTAGAGCCCGCCCTTCGTCAGCCGGTCGAAATAATGCATGATCGCCACGCTATCGTATATCGAGACCTCGTCATCGGTCAGCAGCGTCGGGATCTTGCCGAGCGGATTGTTGTCCACCAGGATCGCAGGTCCGGTATTGGTGTCGACCCGGATGGCGTTCAACTCCAGGCCTAGAAAATGCGCGGCCATCCGCACCTTGTTGGAATAGGGTGAGGCGGGCGAACAAAGGAGCTTCATGGGACACCTGATGAGATTGTGGAGCTGCGGCGCGGACTATTCCCGAAGCTAGCGCATAACCCCGAAAATCGGAATCGATTTTCGGAAAGGATTATGCGCAAATTCAAAGTGCTACAGCGTCCTTTGCGCGTCTGAAAAGACGCGCGGCGCTGTAGTTGCCCGGTCAATCGTCCTTGACCGCCTTGTTCTCGCCACGCAGCCAGAAGGCGCGGTGAGAGGCGAAACGGTCTTGCGCCAGATGATCCTTCAATGCGGGCAGCAATTGGTGCAACTCATCCTTCAGCGTGAAGGGCGGGTTGACGATGACGAGGCCTGAGCCCGTCAGTCCCGTAATGCCGCGGTCGCTGCGAACGGCGAGTTCGGCGCAGAGCATTTTCGGGATGTCGAGCGCCTGCAGCGTCTCGTGGAATTCCTTGATCGGCGCGCCCTTTTTCAGCGGATACCACAGGCAATAGGTGCCGCCGGGAAAGCGGCGGTAGGCTTTTTCCAGTCCCTCGGCCAGCCGCTGATATTCGTCCTCTTCCTCGAAGGGCGGATCGACGAGGACGATGCCGCGCTTCTCCTTCGGCGGCAGATGCGCGCCGAGCGCCAGCCAGCCGTCAAGCTCGGTGATGCGGGCATGGTGATCGCCCTCGAACAGCCGGTGCAGCCTGACATAGTCCTCGGGGTGCAGTTCCATCGCCGACAGCCGATCTTGCGGCCGGAACAGCATGCGCGCAAGTTTCGGCGATCCGGGATAGAAACGGATGCCGCCCTGCGGATTGAGTTCGCGGATTGCGGAGAGGTAGGGTTCCAGCAGTTCGGAAACCTGAGGGCCGAGGTCTGCCTCCATCAGCTTGCCGATGCCATCGAGCCATTCGCCGGTTTTCTGCGCTTCTTCCAAGGAGAGGTCGTAGAGCCCGATGCCGGCATGCGTGTCGAGCACGCGGAACCCGCCATCCTTCTTCTGCATGTAGCGGATCAGCCGCGTCAGCACGACATGTTTCAGCACATCGGCAAAGTTGCCCGCGTGATAAATGTGGCGGTAGTTCATTTTTGCTGATGTCCGTATGAATTCGCGTCATGGGGAATTTTTGTGGCTTTTGGCCGTGCAAGCCTTGGAATATACAAATGCCATGAACATTGCGACCCCCATCCACGCCAAATCAGAAAAGCCGGACAATAGGGTGGGCCACACGGCCTGTCCGCATGACTGTCCCTCCACCTGCGCACTGGAGGTCGAGATATCGGAGGATGGCCGCATCGGCCGCGTGCGCGGCGCCAATGACCATTCCTACACGTCAGGCGTCATCTGCGCCAAGGTCGCCCGTTATGCCGAGCGGCTCTACCATCCCGACCGCCTGATGCATCCGTTGCGCCGCGCCGGCGCCAAGGGGGCAGGGCAGTGGCAGCAGATTTCTTGGGACGATGCGCTGGATGAGATCGCCGAAGCCTTTGTGAAAGCCGAGGCAAGGGACGGCAGCGAGGCGGTCTGGCCCTATTTCTACGCCGGTACGATGGGCTGGGTGCAGCGCGATTCCATCGATCGCCTCCGTCATGCCAAGCGTTACTCCGGTTTCTTCTCTTCGATCTGCACCAACCCGGCCTGGACCGGCTTCACCATGGCGACCGGCACGCTGCGCGGTCCCGATCCACGCGAGATGGGCCGCACCGATTGCGTCGTCATCTGGGGCACCAACGCGGTGTCGACGCAGGTCAATGTGATGACCCACGCCATCAAGTCGCGCAAGGAGCGCGGCGCGAAGATCGTCGTCATCGACATCTACGACAATCCGACGATGAAGCAGGCCGACATGGCGCTGATCGTCAGGCCGGGTACCGACGCCGCGCTCGCCTGCGCCGTCATGCACATCGCCTTCCGCGACGGTTACGCCGACCGCGATTACATGGCGAGATACGCCGATGATCCCGCCGGTCTCGAAGCGCATCTGAAAACCAAGACGCCGCAATGGGCCGCTGCTATCACCGGCCTTTCGATCGAGGAGATCGAAGCCTTCGCCAGCCTCGTCGGCACGACGAAGAAGACCTTCTTCCGCCTGGGTTACGGCTTCACCCGCCAGCGCAACGGCGCGGTCGCCATGCATGCGGCCGCCTCGGTCGCCACCGTTCTCGGCTCCTGGCAATATGAGGGCGGCGGCGCCTTCCATTCGAACAGCGATATCTTCCGCATGAACAGCGCCGAACTGACCGGCCGGTCGATGAAGGATGCCGATATCCGCATGCTCGACCAGTCGCAGATCGGCCGCGTGCTGACCGGCGATGCCGTGGCGCTGCGCCATCGCGGCCCGGTGACGGCTATGCTGATCCAGAACACCAATCCCGCCAACATCGCCCCCGAGCAGCGCCTCGTCAGACGTGGCTTTGCCCGTGAGGACCTCTTCGTTGCCGTCCACGAGCAGTTCCTGACCGAAACGGCCGAGATCGCCAATATCGTCATTCCGGCAACGATGTTCGTCGAACATGACGACATCTACCGGGCCGGCGGCCAGAACCATATCCTGCTGGGACCGAAGCTGGTCGAGCCACCGCCCACCGTGCGCACCAATCTCTTCGTCATCGAGGAACTGGCCAAACGCCTCGGCGTCGCCGATCGCCCAGGCTTCGGCTTTACCGCCCGCGAGATGGTCGACCGCATCCTCGAATCGAGCGGCCTGCCGGATTACGATCATTTCCTCGAACACAAATGGTTCGATCGCCAGCCCGCTTTCGAGGAAGCGCATTATCTGAACGGCTTTGCCCATCCGGACGGCAAGTTCCACTTTCGCCCGGACTGGATCAATCAGCCGGCGCCGAACAAACCGCCGGCGGCAATCGGCGCGCTCGGTCCGCACGCAGCGCTTCCAGACTTCCCCGATCAGGTCGATGTCATCGAAGTCGCCGATCCCGAGCATCCCTTCCGCCTCGCCACGTCGCCGGCGCGCAACTTCCTGAATTCGAGCTTTTCGGAAACCAAGACCTCCCGGCAGAAAGAAGGCCGCCCTGAAGTGATGATCAATCCGGCCGACGCCGAAGCCAACGGCATCACCCATGGCGATCTCGTCCGCATCGGTAACAGCCGCGGCGATCTGCGCATCCACGCCCGCATCACCACTGAAGTGAAATCAGGCGTGCTGATTGCCGAGGGCCTTTGGCCGAACAAGGCGCATGTCGACGGCGAGGGCATCAACGTCTTGACCGGCGCCGACCCCGTCGCGCCTTATGGCGGTGCGGCCGTGCACGACAACAAGGTCTGGCTTCGCAGGGACGCAGCATGATGCAGCCGAAATCCCGGGTGAAAATCGCCGGCGAGGAAACCCTGTCGAATGGGTGGACGCGGCTGAGCAGCTATCTGCTCGACTATATCGACCGCAAGGGCGCAACCCATCGGTTGAAGCGGGAAGTCTACCACCGCACGCCCGCCGCCTGCATTCTGCTTTATGATCCCAGGCGCGACCTCGTCGTTCTCGTCCGCCAATTCCGCCTCGCCGTTCATCTCAACGGCGATCCCAGCTGGATAATCGAGGTGCCGGCCGGCCTTCTCGACGATGACCATCCCGAAACGGCGATCCGTCGCGAGGCGATGGAGGAGACCGGCTATCGCCTGCGCGAGGCGCGCTTCCTGTTCAAATCCTACACCTCACCGGGTGCCGTCACCGAAGTGGTCCACTTCTTCGCAGCCCTCGTCGACATCGCCGACCGCGTGGCCGAAGGCGGCGGCCTGGACGAGGAGCACGAGGATATCGAAGTCCTCGAGATTCCGCTCGACGAGGCGGCGACGATGATCGAAACCGGCGAGATCTTCGACGTCAAGACGATCGTGCTTCTGCAATGGGCCTTGTTGAACAGGGCAAAGCTGACAGCGTGAATCTGCGGAGCGAGCGCATCGGGTCATTTCCAAAGCGCAAGTTTCCGCTTTAAGATGATACGGCGCGAAATTTCATACGACTGTCACGTAGCAGTTCTATGCGCTGCGGTTTGTCAATCATCGGATGCGGTCAGGAGAAAGCCCATGTGGCTCAGCAATTTCACCCTCGTTCTCCCAAACGAGGTGGTGAGTGAAGGTTCCGTGCGTGTTGAGGGTGGCGTCATCGCCGAGATCCGGCCGGAGCCGGTCGCCGGTGCTGCCATCGATGGCGGCAGGCGGCTGCTGATGCCGGGATTCGTCGATCTCCACGGCGACATGATCGAGCGCGAGATCGCCCCGCGGCCGAACGCGACGATGCCGATCGATTTCGGCATCCACGAACTCGACAAGAAGCTTGCCGCCGCCGGTGTCACCACAGCGTTTGCCGCCGTCTCTTTTGCGACCGAAAGCGTCTACGGCCACGTCCGCTCGCTGGAGACGACATCGGCGGTGATCGAAGGCATCAACCGCCTGCGTGATGATCTGCTGATCGACCACCGCGTCCACGCCCGTTACGAGATCACCAATGTCGGCGCAGCGCCTGCACTCGAACGCCTGCTGAATGCCGATCAGATCGACATGGTCTCGCTTACCGACCATACGCCGGGTCAGGGCCAGTACAACAACCTGCAAAGCTACATCCTTAGCATCTCCGAGCGCCGCGCCATCTCCGAGGAAATGGCGGCGGAGATCGTCGCCAAGCGCATTGCCATGCGCAACAATGCTGACATCGAGGCCAAGCTGAAGGAGATCGTCGCGCTGTCGCTGAAGCACAAGCTGTCGCTTGCCTCGCATGACGATGACAGCGTCGAAAAAGTCGCCGAGATGCACGATCTTGGCGTCACAATCAGCGAGTTTCCGGTCACCGCGCCTGCGGCCGAAGAGGCGCGCCGCCGCGGCCTCTGGACGCTGATGGGCGCGCCGAACGCGCTGCGCGGCCAGTCGATGTCGGGCAATCTCAGCGCGCTCGATGCCGCAAGGGCCGGCCTGCTGAGCGTCATCGCCGCCGATTATCATCCAGCTGCCTTCGTGCCTGGCATTTTCAAGCTTGCCGACATGGTGGACGGCGGCCTGCCGGCAGCCGTTGCCATGGCGACCGGCAATGCGGCCCGTTCCGCCGGCCTGTCGGATCGCGGCGAGATCGCCATCGGCCAGCGCGCCGATCTGGTCGTGGTCGAGCCGGGTGATATCAATCGCATCCGCGCCACCTTCCGCGCCGGCCGCTTCGTCTACAGCGACGGCACGCTGCATCCGTTAAGGGCGCTGGCGGCTTAAGCGCGGTCGCCGATCAGCGAAATAAGCTGGGTCTTGGGTGCGGCGGTCGAAGCCTCCGCGCCGACGGCCTTGCCGCCTTCCATCGTCACACGGCCTTCGGCAAAGAGCCGCAGCGCTTGCGGGTAAATCTGGTGTTCGATGGTGAGCACACGCGCGGCAAGGCTTTCGGCCGTGTCACCGGAAAAAACAGGTACGGCCGCCTGGCCGATCACCGGCCCCTCATCCATGCCTTCGGTGACGAAATGCACCGTGCAGCCGGCGATCCGCATGCCGGCGTCGATCGCCCGCTGATGCGTATGCAGGCCCGGAAATAAGGGCAGCAGGGAAGGGTGGATGTTGAGCATCCGGCCTTCATAACGCTGGATGAACGTCGCCGTCAGCAGCCGCATATAGCCTGCCAGGCAAAGAATATCGGGTTTAAGCTCGTCGAGCGCCGAAAAGATCGCCGCCTCATGCGCGTCCTTGCTGGCGTAGTCCTTGCGGGGAAAAGCGAATGTGGCAATGCCTTCGGCGGCGGCCTTGGCAAGCCCGCCGGCATCCGCCTTGTCGGAAATCACCCCGACGATCTCGGCCGGATAGTCGGCTGCCTTTGCCGCCGCAACCAGCGCCATCATGTTGGAGCCGCTGCCTGATATGAAGACGACGGCGCGTTTGCGCGGCGAACTCATATGGCAAGCGTGCCCTTGTAGACCGTGCCGGCAGCGCCTTCTTCGCGGGCGATCATGCGGCCGAGCGTGATAACTGTCTCGCCCTCGGCTTCGAGAGCCGCGGAAACCGTCGCGACATTCTCGCCGGCAACAACGGCGATCATGCCGACACCGCAGTTGAAGGTGCGCAGCATTTCCTTGGATTCGACGCCGCCCGTCTTGGCGAGCCATGAAAACACCGGCGGCACCTTGACGGCGGCAAGATCGATCTCGGCCGCCAGATGCTTCGGCAGCACGCGCGGAATATTTTCCGGGAAGCCGCCGCCGGTGATGTGCGCCAGCGCCTTGATGGCGCCGGTCTCGCGGATCGCCTTCAGAAGCGGCTTCACATAGATGCGTGTCGGCTCGAGCAGGGCTTCGCCGAGCTTCTTGCCCTCGGCGAACGGCGCCGGTGCATCCCAATCGAGGCCGGACAATTCGACGATCTTGCGCACCAGCGAGAAGCCGTTGGAATGAACGCCGGAGGAGGCAAGGCCGAGGATCACGTCACCCTCGGCAATATCGCCGGATGGCAGGAGCTTGCCGCGTTCGGCCGCACCGACAGCAAAGCCGGCGAGATCGTAGTCGCCGGAGGAATACATGCCGGGCATTTCGGCCGTCTCGCCGCCGATCAGCGCGCAGCCGGCCTCGCGGCAGCCGGCGGCAATGCCGCCGACGATGGCCGCACCCTGATCGGGGTCGAGCTTGCCGGTCGCGAAATAATCCAGGAAGAACAGCGGCTCGGCGCCCTGTACCACGAGATCGTTGACGCACATGGCGACGAGGTCGATCCCGACGGTGTCGTGATAGTCGGCATCGATCGCGATCTTCAGCTTGGTGCCGACGCCGTCATTGGCGGCGACGAGAACCGGATCGGTAAAACCTGCCGCCTTGAGATCGAAAAGCCCGCCGAAGCCGCCGATCTCGCCGTCGGCGCCGGGACGGCGGGTCGAGCGCACCGCCGGCTTGATCTTCTCGACGAGGAGGTTGCCGGCATCGATGTCGACGCCCGCATCGCTATATGTCAGGCCGTTTTTCCCAGACTGGCTCATGCTGGTCTCCGATGGCTATTTCAGGCGGCAAACGTGCCGCGTCATCTGCCGGTCGCAATTGCATGACAGGGGCTTTTATGCAAGCGCTGCATGGCAAAAGCCCCCAATTTCCCGCGTCTTCTTCCGGCCTTTCCGGGATTTGGCGCGACAGGGTTGACCATCTTTGCGCCTGCATCCTATGTGCTGAATGGCCGCTTCGGATCGCATGCGGCGTTCGGCGGCGGCGAGCGATCAGCGGGGAAGGCAATGCCACAGCAAGTCAGTGGGAACATTCTCAAGCGTCAGATCTTCTTCTGGCTGGCGGCGCTCGTCTTTTTCATCGCCTTCCTTTATGTCTTCAGCTCGATCCTGTTGCCCTTCATCGCCGGCATGGCGATCGCCTATTTCCTCGATCCGGTGGCCGACCGGCTGGAGCGGCTGGGTCTGAGCCGCATGATGGCGACCATCGGCATTCTCGTTGCCTTCGTCATCGTCTTCGCGCTGGCGCTGATGATCCTCATTCCGGTGCTGATCAGCCAGTTCAACGATTTCGCTCAACGTCTGCCGGGTTATATCAGCCAATTGCAGCAGTTCATCACGCAGGCGCAGAATTCGCTGCTGCCGGACTGGGTCGAGAACCAGATGGGCGCGATCAAGGACAATCTCTCCGGCATCCTGTCGGAGGGCATGGGCTTCCTCACCGGGCTCTTTGCGCAGATCTGGAATTCCGGCAAGGCGATCGTCGACGTCATATCGCTGCTTGTGGTCACCCCCGTCGTCGCCTTCTACATCCTGCTCGATTGGGACCGTATGGTCGCCAAGGTCGATCAGTGGATCCCGCGCGATTATGTCAGCGATGTTCGCCAGATCGCCAAGGAGATTGACCAGGCAATCGCCGGTTTCATTCGCGGCCAGGGCTCGCTCTGCCTCATCCTCGGCATCTATTATGCCGTCGGCCTTTCTCTCGTCGGGCTGAATTTCGGCCTGCTGATCGGCCTCTTCGCCGGCATGATCAGTTTCATTCCCTATGTCGGCTCGATGGTTGGCCTCGTGCTCGCCATCGGCGTGGCGCTTGTGCAGTTCTGGCCCGATTATCCGTGGATCGGGCTGGTGCTCGTCGTCTTCTTCAGCGGTCAGTTCCTCGAGGGCAACATTCTGCAGCCGAAGCTCGTCGGCTCCAGCGTCGGCCTGCATCCGGTCTGGCTGATGTTTGCGCTGTTTGCCTTCGGCGCGCTCTTCGGTTTCGTCGGGCTTCTGGTTGCGGTGCCGGCGGCTGCGGCCGTCGGCGTCCTTGTTCGTTTCGCGCTTTCGCGCTACCTTCAGAGCGATCTTTATTTTGGCGGGTCGCCCAGTGGCCGCGCCCGGAAGACGAAATCAGTTCCCAATGAATGACGTGAAGAACGCTGATCCGAAGCGCAAGGCCGGAGAGCAGCTGCCGCTGGTCTTTTCGCACGATGCCGCAAGCGGGCGCGACGACCTGCTGATTTCGGAGCGTCTTGCCGCCGCCGTTTCGATCGTCGATGCCTGGCCGGCATGGCCGTCGCCGGTCGTCGTGCTCGCCGGCCCCGTCGGCTCCGGAAAATCGCATCTCGCCCGCATCTGGCGGGAATTGAGCGGCGCCGTCGACATCCATCCCGAGCTTGGCTCCGACGCCGCAATTGCTGCCGCCGCCGGCCCGGTGCTGTTCGAGGATGCCGACCGCCTCGGCTTCGACGACAACGCGCTCTTCCACGTCATCAACAGCGTCCGCGAAAACGGCACCAGCCTGTTGATGACCAGCCGCCTCTGGCCGATGTCGTGGCCGGTTTTGCTGCCCGATCTGCGCTCGCGCCTGAAAGCGGCAACCGTCGTCGAGATCGGCGAACCCGATGAGGCGCTGTTGTCGCAGGTGATCGTCAAGCTCTTTGCCGACCGGCAGCTTTATATAGATGACAAACTCGTGCTCTATATCGTTGTCAGG from Rhizobium leguminosarum bv. trifolii WSM1325 encodes:
- a CDS encoding protein of unknown function UPF0118 (PFAM: protein of unknown function UPF0118~KEGG: rec:RHECIAT_CH0001557 putative permease protein) encodes the protein MPQQVSGNILKRQIFFWLAALVFFIAFLYVFSSILLPFIAGMAIAYFLDPVADRLERLGLSRMMATIGILVAFVIVFALALMILIPVLISQFNDFAQRLPGYISQLQQFITQAQNSLLPDWVENQMGAIKDNLSGILSEGMGFLTGLFAQIWNSGKAIVDVISLLVVTPVVAFYILLDWDRMVAKVDQWIPRDYVSDVRQIAKEIDQAIAGFIRGQGSLCLILGIYYAVGLSLVGLNFGLLIGLFAGMISFIPYVGSMVGLVLAIGVALVQFWPDYPWIGLVLVVFFSGQFLEGNILQPKLVGSSVGLHPVWLMFALFAFGALFGFVGLLVAVPAAAAVGVLVRFALSRYLQSDLYFGGSPSGRARKTKSVPNE
- a CDS encoding phosphoribosylformylglycinamidine cyclo-ligase (KEGG: rec:RHECIAT_CH0001556 phosphoribosylformylglycinamidine cyclo-ligase protein~TIGRFAM: phosphoribosylformylglycinamidine cyclo-ligase~PFAM: AIR synthase related protein domain protein; AIR synthase related protein); amino-acid sequence: MSQSGKNGLTYSDAGVDIDAGNLLVEKIKPAVRSTRRPGADGEIGGFGGLFDLKAAGFTDPVLVAANDGVGTKLKIAIDADYHDTVGIDLVAMCVNDLVVQGAEPLFFLDYFATGKLDPDQGAAIVGGIAAGCREAGCALIGGETAEMPGMYSSGDYDLAGFAVGAAERGKLLPSGDIAEGDVILGLASSGVHSNGFSLVRKIVELSGLDWDAPAPFAEGKKLGEALLEPTRIYVKPLLKAIRETGAIKALAHITGGGFPENIPRVLPKHLAAEIDLAAVKVPPVFSWLAKTGGVESKEMLRTFNCGVGMIAVVAGENVATVSAALEAEGETVITLGRMIAREEGAAGTVYKGTLAI
- a CDS encoding conserved hypothetical protein (KEGG: rec:RHECIAT_CH0001558 hypothetical protein), with amino-acid sequence MNDVKNADPKRKAGEQLPLVFSHDAASGRDDLLISERLAAAVSIVDAWPAWPSPVVVLAGPVGSGKSHLARIWRELSGAVDIHPELGSDAAIAAAAGPVLFEDADRLGFDDNALFHVINSVRENGTSLLMTSRLWPMSWPVLLPDLRSRLKAATVVEIGEPDEALLSQVIVKLFADRQLYIDDKLVLYIVVRMERSLNAAQTIVERLDRLALSRGTKITRSLAAEVLNELGNSEPAD